Part of the Helicobacter ganmani genome, CAATGGAATGTAGAATTACAGCAGAAGATCCTGTGAAATTTTATCCTTCAGCGGGTAAAATTACAAAATGGATTGCGCCCGGTGGTGGTAATGTGCGTCTTGATACGCACGCATATGCGGGCTATGTTGTGCCAATGTTTTATGATTCTATGATTGGCAAACTGATTGTATGGGGCAAGAATCGCAAAGAAGCAATTGCAAGAATGTCGCGCGCTTTAGATGAGTTTTGCATTGAGGGAATCAAGACAACGATTGCTTTTCATCAGGAAATGATGAAAAATGAAGATTTTAAGAGAGGAGTGATTCACACGAAGTATTTAGAGCAGAAAATGGCAAATAAAGCGGAAAAGAAGTAAAAGTGGAATGAAAAATGCTTGTAATTTTGAAAATATTGCAAGGAAGCAATCTAACGATTTAAGGAGAGAAGATGAAAATCGGAAATACACAAGTTGCAAATGAAAGTTTGATTAGCCTAAATAAAGCAAAAGAGAACGAGAAAGACGCGTTAAAGAAAATCTCGTCTCCTCGTCCATTAGAGGCGACAGATGGTGCGAGTTTGGCTTTGGCAAATGCACTTTTATCTCAAGCAAACTCAATGTCTCAAGGAATCCGCAATGCAAATGACGCACTAGGTGTGATGCAAATTGCAGACGCGACACTTTCTAACATTACAGATTCTGCGATTCGTATGAATGAACTTTCTGTGGCTTTGGGAAATCCTGCATTAAATAATGAGCAAAGAGCAATGATTGAAAGTGAAGCAAACGCACTAACTCAAGCAATGAGTGACGCTACAAGTCAAGCAGTTTTTAATGGTAGAAATGTTTTTAGCGGACAAATGAGTTTTGTAACCGGCAATGGAACAGAAAGCATCAATATGCAAGCCCCCAATGTTTCAGGCTTGAATGTTAATAATCAACA contains:
- a CDS encoding flagellin, whose translation is MKIGNTQVANESLISLNKAKENEKDALKKISSPRPLEATDGASLALANALLSQANSMSQGIRNANDALGVMQIADATLSNITDSAIRMNELSVALGNPALNNEQRAMIESEANALTQAMSDATSQAVFNGRNVFSGQMSFVTGNGTESINMQAPNVSGLNVNNQQSILDFINNVNMSRADIGSAMNGIQSGVNASMNTVVNLKAAEGGLMKDDLAENYNQLNSAKLKENASLYVASFNAQYLQSRLDALLG